The Deltaproteobacteria bacterium genome includes the window CAGAAGGTCACGGCGGCGAAATAGGGGCCTTTCAGCCTCAGGGTCACGGCACCGACGATCAACCCGAACAGCCCGGCAATAATCCCGCCCACGGGCAGGGTCAGCCAGGGTCCCCATCCCAGGTTCAGGTTCAGCACCGCCCCCAAGTAGCCGGAACTGGCGATAAAGAAGGCGTGACCGAAATTAATGTTTCCGGTGAAACCGGAAAGGAGGTCCCAACTACAGGCCAGGATGACGTAATAATGGCAGAGGAAGAGGATCTCCAGGTAATACAGGTCATCCATCATCAGAGGGGCCAGCAGGACTATGAGCCCGAAGGCGGCCAGCCCCAGAAGCTTTTTGTAAATCGATTTCAGACCGAACAAGTCTTCGTATGAATTCATGGGACCCTTTTCTCCTTACGAATCATGAAAATATCGAATAGCGGCCTCCGGGTCCCTCGGTTTCAACCCCGGGAGGACTTTCTTCCGGTCAATCCGGTGGGCCGGAAAATCAGGACTAGGATGATGGCCAGGAGATAGACCATATCCGAATAGTTGGCCGAGAGGAGTATGCTCACCATGGTCTCCGAATACCCCAAAAGCAGACTGGTCAGGATCGCCCCCTCAATACTCCCCAGGCCCCCGATGATGACGATGGCGAAGGCCTTGAACAAAGGGAAGGCCCACATGGTGGGAACAGCTTCCAGGATTGGGGCGATAAAAACCCCGGCCACGGCGGCCAGCCCGGCGGAAATCCCCATGGCCATCAGATAGACCCGCTCATACTGGATCCCGACCAGGATAGCCGCATCCTTGTTCTGGGCCACGGCGGAGATGGATTTCCCCGTCTTGGTCTTCTTGATGAAAAACCAGAAGAGGACCACCAGGGCGGCCCCGACAAAAAAGGTGATCAGCTTCTGAAAGGAGACGAACACCCCGCCCAGGACAATCTCTCCGGTCAGGAAACTCGGAACGGATTTTCCGTAGGATCCGTAAATGCCGAACATGAGCTCCTGAATAAAGAGGGCGAGAGCCAGGGTCAGGATGAGGACATAGGCGTGGCGGTCCCGCATGGGGCGGATGGCGAAACGATCGATGGCCATGCCGATGAGGGCCACGACAGCCACAGACATCAGGGCCGACAGGAGCACATTGATATGGAGGAGGGTCATGAAGGTGTAGGCCAGGTAGGCCCCCAGCATGTAAAAGGCGCCATGGGAGAGATTGATGATCCCGGCCACCCCGAAGATCAAGGTGAACCCCACGGCGATCAGGCTGTAAATCGCCCCCCAGATGGTACCCAGGATAAGGATACTCAAAAACGTGGTCATATCTGCGCTCCGCCCCGAACCGCTTCCCGCCCGGCCGGACTCACTTCAATCAAGTTGGTTGCAATGCCAAGAATCCAAAAGTCAGAATCCAAAAAAATTATGGTTTATTCCCATTCTGAATTCTGGCTCCTGGCTCCTGGATTCCAAAATTGTAAATATTATTTGGTTATGGTTTCCACCAGGCCGGCTTGACGTAATCCCCGGTCTTGAATTTCTCAGGATAGAAGACGACCTGTTTGCCCCCGGCCTGCCACTGGACGAAGGGCATGACGTACCGGCCCTCCAGGAGGTCATGGGTCTGTTTGTCAAACCCGGTCTGGGGATGAAGGACACCCTTGAAGGAGATGGTCTCCAGGCCGGCAACGATGTCATCGGACTTGACCGATTTTTTCTGTTTCATTACTTCGGAGATCAGATAGACCGCGTCATGGGTGAATCCGCTGACGTACATGGGATTGGAACCAAACTTTTTCACGTAGTCGTCCCAGAAGGGGATGGTGCGATCGGTCAGGGGGGCCCGGGCGATCATATTATAGGTCGATTCGTACAAAGAGGCGCCGCCGGTCATT containing:
- a CDS encoding branched-chain amino acid ABC transporter permease; translation: MTTFLSILILGTIWGAIYSLIAVGFTLIFGVAGIINLSHGAFYMLGAYLAYTFMTLLHINVLLSALMSVAVVALIGMAIDRFAIRPMRDRHAYVLILTLALALFIQELMFGIYGSYGKSVPSFLTGEIVLGGVFVSFQKLITFFVGAALVVLFWFFIKKTKTGKSISAVAQNKDAAILVGIQYERVYLMAMGISAGLAAVAGVFIAPILEAVPTMWAFPLFKAFAIVIIGGLGSIEGAILTSLLLGYSETMVSILLSANYSDMVYLLAIILVLIFRPTGLTGRKSSRG